From Roseburia hominis, the proteins below share one genomic window:
- a CDS encoding winged helix-turn-helix domain-containing protein, whose amino-acid sequence MDVLFIMMEKVQEGFCEELMKLANQYGYKLNKAAYRTMDIVCGSLQIIPSKRQVFCDGDEITMTSKEFDILEFLARNQGQVFSKEQIYDRIWGEYYVADDRNITAYINKIRKKIEPDQSNPIYIQTVWGVGYKFNEKIG is encoded by the coding sequence GTGGATGTACTATTTATTATGATGGAAAAAGTCCAGGAGGGATTTTGCGAAGAACTTATGAAGCTTGCCAACCAGTACGGGTATAAACTGAATAAGGCAGCTTACCGGACAATGGATATTGTGTGTGGAAGCCTCCAGATTATTCCATCGAAACGGCAGGTGTTTTGTGATGGAGACGAAATCACCATGACGAGTAAGGAGTTTGATATTCTGGAATTTCTTGCCAGAAACCAGGGACAGGTGTTTAGTAAAGAGCAGATTTATGATAGGATATGGGGAGAATATTATGTGGCAGATGACCGGAATATTACTGCTTATATCAACAAAATCCGTAAGAAGATCGAGCCGGACCAGTCCAATCCAATTTACATTCAGACAGTCTGGGGCGTAGGCTACAAATTTAATGAGAAGATAGGATAA
- a CDS encoding metal-dependent transcriptional regulator: MKLGRSSEDYLEAVLIMQKKKGMVRSVDLARHMGFSKPSISHAVKILREGGFLSVDGDGYLHLTDQGKVVAESIYEKHQFFTSYLIEVGVDPVQAEADACMIEHCISEESFLRLREAANGVRGVQYGKCCDG; this comes from the coding sequence CTGAAATTAGGGAGATCATCGGAGGATTACCTGGAAGCTGTTCTCATCATGCAAAAAAAGAAAGGAATGGTGCGCTCTGTTGATCTTGCACGTCATATGGGATTTTCTAAACCAAGTATCAGCCATGCGGTAAAAATTCTGCGGGAAGGCGGTTTCCTTTCTGTGGACGGGGATGGATATCTCCATTTGACCGATCAGGGCAAAGTGGTAGCAGAAAGTATCTATGAGAAGCATCAGTTCTTTACATCATATTTGATAGAAGTTGGTGTTGATCCAGTACAGGCCGAAGCGGATGCTTGTATGATTGAACATTGCATCAGTGAAGAAAGTTTTCTGAGGTTAAGAGAAGCTGCAAATGGAGTCAGAGGTGTGCAATATGGTAAATGTTGTGACGGTTGA
- a CDS encoding MATE family efflux transporter codes for MAEKSNRIYLLEEAGVASALLKLGIPTMVGMLISALYNAIDAYFVGGLGMSQMGAVSVVFPIVQIIIGLGMMFGAGASSYISRLLGKGDNDQANKTASTALFSGLLVGAIIIIGIMAFLDPVLISLGSTETILPYARAYAKIYVTGSIINVFTVMMNNLLTAQGATKFTMIAMLTGSIANVILDPIMIYGMELGIEGAAIATVISLCINMTIYIGYIVKKKGVLRFSVKNIAPSKTIYAEVLKIGIPVLLFQLLASAAMGTINTASKPYGDYAVAAMGAVTRIMTVVTYVVFGFLKGFQPFAGYNYGAKKFDRLKKSIQLCMIWLTVFGAIAAVILVVFANPIVSLFGTDAQMIDLAEKALRLNAVLFITFGFQMVYATLYLAIGKSLVGSVLSLSRQGIFFFPLVIALPRLFDLTGVIWVQPMADLLTTIITVIFAIKINHTLADRISISQQEVA; via the coding sequence ATGGCAGAAAAGTCAAATCGAATTTATTTATTAGAAGAAGCAGGCGTTGCTTCTGCATTACTTAAACTGGGGATACCGACGATGGTTGGTATGCTGATCTCCGCACTATACAACGCTATTGATGCGTATTTTGTAGGAGGTCTGGGAATGAGCCAGATGGGAGCGGTATCCGTTGTGTTCCCAATCGTGCAAATTATCATAGGTCTGGGTATGATGTTTGGCGCAGGAGCTTCATCATACATATCCCGGCTGCTTGGAAAGGGAGATAACGACCAGGCAAATAAAACAGCTTCCACTGCACTTTTTTCTGGACTTCTTGTGGGAGCAATTATCATCATAGGCATTATGGCTTTTCTTGACCCTGTGCTTATTTCGTTAGGTTCAACAGAAACTATTTTACCTTACGCAAGGGCCTATGCAAAAATCTATGTAACCGGCTCAATCATCAATGTATTTACTGTTATGATGAACAACCTGCTTACAGCACAGGGAGCTACTAAGTTCACGATGATCGCCATGCTTACGGGAAGTATCGCTAATGTGATTTTAGATCCTATCATGATTTATGGTATGGAGTTAGGCATTGAGGGAGCAGCTATCGCAACGGTTATCTCGTTGTGTATCAATATGACAATTTATATCGGGTACATCGTAAAAAAGAAAGGTGTATTGAGATTTTCAGTTAAGAACATAGCACCTTCAAAGACTATTTATGCAGAAGTTTTGAAAATAGGTATTCCTGTACTTTTGTTCCAGCTTCTTGCGAGTGCAGCAATGGGAACAATCAATACTGCATCAAAACCTTATGGCGATTATGCGGTAGCAGCCATGGGAGCTGTTACCCGTATTATGACTGTAGTAACCTATGTTGTTTTCGGATTTTTGAAAGGCTTTCAGCCGTTTGCAGGATATAACTATGGTGCAAAGAAGTTTGACAGATTGAAAAAATCTATTCAGCTCTGCATGATTTGGTTGACAGTATTTGGGGCAATTGCGGCCGTGATACTTGTTGTATTTGCAAATCCGATTGTTTCACTTTTTGGAACGGATGCGCAAATGATTGATTTAGCAGAAAAGGCACTCAGGTTGAATGCAGTATTGTTTATAACTTTTGGGTTCCAAATGGTGTATGCGACACTGTATCTTGCTATTGGCAAAAGTTTAGTGGGAAGTGTACTCAGCTTGAGCAGACAGGGTATTTTCTTTTTCCCTCTGGTTATCGCATTGCCCCGGCTGTTTGATCTAACTGGCGTGATATGGGTACAGCCTATGGCAGACTTGTTAACAACGATCATCACAGTTATTTTTGCTATAAAGATAAATCATACTTTAGCAGATAGGATTTCTATATCTCAACAGGAGGTGGCTTGA
- a CDS encoding cation diffusion facilitator family transporter — MMSLFIRLFVKNKDDVSNPSVKKAYATLSSIVGILLNLLLCTAKIAIGLFSHSVAISADGFNNLSDVGTNLVSLLGFQIARYGGGNTHPFGHGRIEWIMGIFASIAVLLMGIKLAGTSVRAITNPQEPVFSAAVVIVLVLSILVKVYMYYYNKQFAKITDSETLKATAADCISDSVATIAVLVSTVISHFTHLGIDGYYGVVVSVFIIFAGVKSLWEVLGRIMGKAADAGTKDTILQMVRSHPEIVTVHNLMLHDYGFGYFVVSMRAEGHRKDSELLYTSVSQLSYELYQKFHCDCFIQIDYLLEDEVLTQNLTEQIYDVISRHSDEITIDNFRLIDSGPCIHVAFDMVYPAELQKREEEIRKDIIEKIESENPGYHVIIKGIIRRERFSLHR, encoded by the coding sequence ATGATGTCACTATTTATACGATTGTTTGTTAAGAACAAAGATGATGTATCAAATCCGAGTGTAAAGAAAGCCTATGCCACATTGTCAAGTATTGTCGGCATTCTGCTAAATTTGCTTCTTTGTACGGCAAAAATAGCAATCGGGTTATTCAGTCATTCAGTTGCTATTTCAGCAGACGGGTTTAACAACCTGTCAGATGTGGGAACGAATCTGGTGTCACTTCTGGGATTTCAGATTGCAAGATACGGCGGGGGGAATACGCATCCTTTTGGACATGGGAGAATTGAGTGGATCATGGGGATTTTTGCATCTATTGCTGTCCTGCTTATGGGAATAAAACTGGCAGGAACTTCGGTCAGGGCGATTACAAATCCACAAGAGCCAGTATTTAGTGCTGCCGTAGTAATTGTGTTGGTGCTTTCTATTCTGGTCAAGGTTTATATGTACTACTACAATAAGCAATTTGCAAAGATTACTGATTCGGAAACACTGAAAGCAACTGCCGCTGATTGTATCAGCGACTCTGTTGCAACTATCGCAGTTTTGGTTTCAACGGTTATATCTCATTTTACTCATTTGGGGATTGATGGTTATTACGGTGTTGTGGTGTCTGTATTCATTATCTTTGCAGGAGTGAAAAGTTTGTGGGAAGTGTTAGGGCGCATTATGGGAAAAGCCGCAGATGCAGGTACAAAAGATACGATCCTGCAGATGGTCAGGTCACATCCGGAAATCGTTACAGTCCATAATCTGATGCTGCACGATTATGGATTTGGGTATTTTGTGGTTTCTATGCGTGCGGAAGGACATAGGAAGGATAGTGAACTGCTTTACACAAGTGTCAGCCAATTATCTTATGAACTGTACCAAAAGTTTCATTGTGATTGCTTTATACAGATTGACTATCTTCTGGAGGATGAAGTATTAACACAGAACCTTACAGAGCAAATATACGATGTGATAAGCAGGCACAGTGATGAGATTACGATTGATAACTTTAGACTGATTGATAGTGGCCCTTGCATTCATGTGGCTTTCGACATGGTCTACCCAGCCGAATTGCAAAAGAGAGAAGAAGAAATTCGTAAAGATATTATAGAAAAGATTGAGTCTGAAAATCCAGGATACCATGTCATTATCAAAGGTATTATACGGCGTGAGCGTTTCAGCCTGCACCGGTAA
- a CDS encoding TetR/AcrR family transcriptional regulator produces the protein MAQVLKEEIREKILKAALEEFYGRGYKSSAMRNIAEKAKIPTGLIYSYYKNKEALFDAVLRPVLYDWERVLTSGEENTNKHRDTEIYGLSKAEIECLLNLFEHRKEFIILIDKSDGTIYEHEKERFVQDIEDHLVKHRNDDTIDTVFIHIIANNFVDGLMQIMYHYQGKEWAVMILQKLSKMYLSGIGL, from the coding sequence ATGGCGCAGGTATTGAAGGAAGAAATAAGAGAAAAGATTCTAAAGGCGGCTTTAGAAGAATTTTATGGTAGGGGATATAAATCGTCTGCCATGCGAAACATTGCAGAGAAAGCGAAAATCCCTACTGGTCTTATTTACTCTTATTACAAGAATAAGGAAGCTCTCTTTGATGCCGTCCTCCGCCCTGTTTTGTATGATTGGGAACGGGTATTGACCTCTGGCGAAGAGAATACAAACAAACATAGGGATACAGAAATCTATGGATTGAGTAAAGCAGAGATTGAATGTTTGCTTAATCTTTTTGAACATCGGAAAGAATTTATTATCCTGATTGACAAAAGTGATGGGACAATATATGAACATGAGAAAGAGCGTTTTGTTCAGGATATAGAAGATCATTTGGTAAAACACAGAAACGATGATACCATCGACACTGTTTTTATCCATATCATTGCAAATAATTTCGTAGATGGTTTGATGCAGATTATGTATCATTACCAGGGAAAGGAATGGGCAGTTATGATATTACAAAAGTTATCAAAAATGTATTTGTCGGGAATCGGTCTTTAG
- a CDS encoding winged helix-turn-helix domain-containing protein — protein sequence MTSQTFIERQPVIQRGNLTIDPQCCTVLLSGAKISLYPKEFDVLFLLAQYPGWVLSPEQIYETVWKESVAGCEHAVYNVICQLRRKLKNPDLIQTMVGRGYRFVGKCNI from the coding sequence ATGACTTCACAAACATTTATAGAACGCCAACCTGTTATCCAACGGGGCAACCTTACCATTGATCCACAGTGCTGTACGGTTTTACTGTCTGGAGCAAAAATCAGTCTGTATCCAAAAGAATTTGATGTCCTCTTTCTGTTGGCACAGTATCCGGGTTGGGTGCTTTCGCCGGAACAGATCTATGAAACTGTTTGGAAGGAGAGCGTGGCAGGGTGTGAGCATGCGGTCTATAACGTGATCTGCCAGCTCAGGAGAAAGCTGAAGAACCCGGATTTGATCCAGACGATGGTTGGGAGAGGGTATCGGTTTGTGGGAAAGTGCAATATATAA
- a CDS encoding ABC transporter ATP-binding protein, protein MMRRKNYRIKRTVMQKVIRECAYAMRIPLLMNVFTAILTGTLGVVTADTLGKFADSAFELNFSMGKKHAAALFLCLFFVAFAVPFTGMLSDFVMFKESLRHDQVIFGHYLNKKIEKGMSSGSGRIQYELEYAPNLLRIQWVRLLGKAISLPFCLGYFLYYVGKISWGMAGLMFAIAAAKLIVLFFFKEKLAEYDRQEKIYQAKRRDYEADIVSMPYIIKMWEIWQGARSRVEELFWEYYHKSAVHQIACKVSSEQAQELTNQMTMVLLLLAGAVMVAGGSVTPGEFASLFIYLTVAQGFLNDLVEIIQNYPLLKNAAERVCGFYQDEEITGGEPVKHFSGISGEKIGFSYPGKKVFENLNFEIMTGEKIRICGENGRGKSTWMKILCTSLESYEGRIEISGHDFRVINKTDWRKLIACAPQTPFLFHETVRENILMGNNKAGEEKMDRLMREFGIWHLAGRRMEEDTSFSGGEKQKISLVRTLLKDSEVLILDEPSNHLDQESVRVLKK, encoded by the coding sequence ATGATGAGAAGAAAGAATTACAGGATTAAGAGAACAGTCATGCAGAAAGTGATCCGGGAATGTGCATATGCAATGAGGATTCCCCTGCTGATGAATGTATTTACGGCGATCCTGACTGGAACCCTTGGTGTGGTTACTGCGGATACGCTGGGAAAATTTGCAGATTCAGCTTTTGAGTTAAACTTTTCCATGGGGAAAAAACATGCGGCAGCTCTGTTCCTGTGTCTGTTTTTCGTAGCATTTGCCGTACCGTTTACAGGAATGCTTTCAGATTTCGTGATGTTTAAAGAATCACTGCGCCACGATCAGGTTATTTTTGGGCATTACCTGAATAAAAAAATTGAGAAAGGAATGTCATCAGGCAGCGGCAGGATTCAGTATGAACTGGAATATGCGCCGAACCTTCTGCGTATTCAGTGGGTAAGGCTTTTGGGGAAAGCTATTTCCCTGCCTTTTTGCCTGGGATATTTTCTGTATTATGTCGGAAAAATCAGCTGGGGAATGGCAGGATTGATGTTTGCCATAGCGGCAGCAAAACTTATCGTACTTTTTTTCTTTAAAGAAAAGCTGGCTGAATATGACAGACAGGAAAAGATTTATCAGGCAAAGCGTAGAGATTATGAGGCGGATATTGTAAGCATGCCATACATAATAAAAATGTGGGAGATCTGGCAGGGAGCCAGAAGCCGCGTTGAGGAGCTGTTCTGGGAATATTATCATAAAAGTGCGGTTCATCAGATTGCCTGTAAGGTGTCTTCGGAGCAGGCGCAGGAACTGACGAACCAGATGACTATGGTACTGCTTCTTTTGGCAGGTGCCGTGATGGTGGCTGGAGGAAGCGTAACTCCAGGTGAATTTGCCTCTTTGTTTATCTATCTTACGGTTGCTCAGGGGTTTTTAAATGATCTCGTGGAGATCATTCAGAATTATCCGTTACTGAAGAACGCGGCAGAACGGGTATGTGGGTTTTATCAGGATGAAGAAATAACAGGAGGGGAACCGGTGAAGCACTTTTCTGGTATTTCGGGAGAGAAGATTGGTTTTTCTTATCCTGGGAAAAAAGTTTTTGAAAATTTGAATTTTGAAATCATGACAGGAGAAAAGATCCGGATCTGCGGGGAGAATGGTAGGGGAAAATCTACCTGGATGAAAATTCTCTGCACTTCATTGGAAAGCTATGAGGGCAGGATCGAGATATCAGGTCATGATTTTCGCGTCATTAATAAGACGGATTGGAGAAAGCTGATTGCCTGTGCGCCGCAGACGCCATTTTTGTTCCACGAAACAGTTCGGGAAAATATCCTTATGGGCAATAACAAGGCGGGGGAAGAAAAAATGGATCGTCTGATGCGGGAGTTTGGAATCTGGCATCTTGCCGGCCGGAGGATGGAAGAAGATACCAGCTTTTCCGGTGGTGAAAAGCAGAAGATATCGTTGGTCCGCACATTGCTGAAAGATTCCGAAGTTCTGATTCTGGATGAACCTTCCAATCATCTGGATCAGGAGAGCGTCCGTGTTTTGAAGAAATAA
- a CDS encoding ABC transporter ATP-binding protein encodes MNQKNKSIFWMDSKRVCYENIVIKTLSIPAAFLNAQMLAMVVRQATSGNVEGVVRYSFILIILVVLYALFQFAANIDLQKKATRAVHCSKIHFLESFLENTTDQLFRTDYGELIENITSDMDKVTGRYIELYPGIVSGAMEAVGYFLFLLIQSPAVAVSLAVISLTQLLPPMIVKKYMQISYEKCEEIEAEITNHVVEATEGFETIKLYDLKAWWQQKLSDYHRKYVLIGRKADAAAAAQRSMYRLMDHILQFGTYALIGFYVIAGYCSTDLAVQAVYLSKGFFRSVQGIFEALPQMAVSENAEKRIRKWICQDEKQKSQVSHYKTKGIRMERVSCCCGDKEILNSIYYQFEPDKNYLLIGNNGAGKTTLLNLLAGLILPDDGEICMKGKTVFSEINPDILFYILQHDPQYHYDADALFKMFGKEKQEKIVRIAERFGLTEEIRSGKAICDLSGGERKKVFLSIGFAMEPVWLLLDEPSNNLDKKGRETLFELIRERKGTVLVSHDPLFRDAADRMIRIENGQIYDEKKELQD; translated from the coding sequence ATGAATCAGAAGAATAAAAGTATTTTCTGGATGGATTCAAAGCGGGTATGTTACGAAAATATTGTGATAAAGACCCTGTCCATACCTGCGGCTTTTCTTAATGCACAGATGTTGGCAATGGTAGTCCGCCAGGCAACTTCTGGAAACGTAGAAGGGGTTGTCCGGTATTCATTTATCCTGATAATTTTGGTGGTGTTATATGCCCTTTTCCAATTTGCAGCAAATATTGATCTGCAGAAAAAAGCGACGCGCGCGGTGCATTGCTCCAAAATTCATTTTCTGGAAAGCTTTCTGGAAAATACGACCGATCAGTTGTTCAGAACTGATTATGGAGAGTTAATCGAAAACATTACCAGCGATATGGATAAGGTGACTGGAAGATATATCGAATTGTATCCAGGCATTGTTTCTGGAGCGATGGAGGCAGTCGGATACTTTTTATTTTTGTTAATCCAAAGTCCGGCCGTGGCCGTATCTCTGGCTGTTATTTCATTGACCCAGCTACTTCCTCCGATGATCGTAAAGAAGTATATGCAGATCAGCTATGAGAAATGCGAGGAAATAGAAGCTGAGATCACAAATCATGTGGTTGAGGCAACAGAAGGTTTTGAGACAATAAAACTGTACGATTTAAAAGCATGGTGGCAGCAGAAACTGTCCGATTATCATAGAAAATATGTGTTGATTGGGAGAAAGGCGGATGCTGCTGCAGCGGCACAGAGATCCATGTATCGGTTGATGGATCATATTTTACAGTTTGGAACTTATGCGTTGATTGGATTTTACGTTATAGCAGGTTATTGTTCGACTGATCTTGCAGTTCAGGCAGTTTATCTCTCCAAAGGTTTTTTCCGTTCAGTCCAGGGTATATTTGAAGCACTTCCCCAAATGGCGGTATCAGAGAATGCAGAAAAACGGATCAGAAAGTGGATCTGTCAGGATGAGAAGCAGAAGAGCCAGGTGAGCCATTATAAAACAAAGGGAATACGGATGGAGCGTGTATCCTGTTGCTGTGGGGACAAAGAGATATTGAACAGTATCTATTACCAGTTTGAGCCTGACAAAAATTATCTGTTAATAGGAAACAATGGCGCAGGAAAGACAACTTTGCTGAACTTGCTGGCCGGGCTTATTCTTCCGGATGATGGTGAAATCTGTATGAAAGGAAAAACAGTTTTTTCGGAGATAAATCCGGATATTCTGTTTTACATTCTGCAGCATGATCCCCAGTACCATTATGATGCGGATGCTTTGTTTAAGATGTTTGGAAAAGAGAAACAGGAAAAGATTGTCCGGATTGCTGAAAGGTTTGGTTTGACAGAAGAAATCAGGAGCGGCAAAGCGATTTGTGACCTTTCTGGCGGAGAAAGAAAAAAAGTATTTCTGTCAATTGGCTTTGCTATGGAGCCGGTCTGGCTGCTGCTGGATGAACCATCCAATAACCTTGACAAAAAAGGCAGAGAGACACTTTTTGAATTAATCAGAGAGAGAAAAGGAACGGTTCTGGTCAGTCATGATCCTTTGTTTCGTGATGCGGCGGATCGTATGATCAGAATTGAGAATGGACAGATATATGATGAGAAGAAAGAATTACAGGATTAA
- a CDS encoding helix-turn-helix domain-containing protein produces MDINRTVLCENLKKFRLAKNFTQEQVADILNVNTQTVSRWECGTTLPDVLSLPALARIYGVTIDDFYKKNPAAYDNYAQRLAAVYEKTRKPDDFMNCLYEYKKLINEGTLSIEDKWNYANIHQWMLEYCQNEAMKWYDSILNGGPDLDEHSFYRACACRISLLSTLGKGEEAILQQKARVDAEPENSQEMDLLLDAYICAGKIQEAYDCFLQAIEKFPDAWTLYINGGEVCEKLKKYDEAIRCYDKAGEIGTFFFDELYSKAMLYEKTGDYGKACELYGEIAEKLRRKGFDVEADMAQRSAEKDGLIAKEKEDYESEE; encoded by the coding sequence ATGGATATAAACCGAACAGTGCTTTGCGAGAATCTGAAAAAATTTCGTCTTGCAAAAAATTTTACGCAGGAACAGGTAGCTGATATTTTAAATGTTAATACGCAGACAGTTTCAAGATGGGAATGTGGGACAACTTTACCGGATGTTTTATCACTTCCGGCTTTAGCAAGGATTTATGGGGTAACGATTGATGATTTTTATAAAAAGAATCCGGCAGCCTATGATAATTATGCGCAACGCCTGGCGGCTGTCTATGAAAAGACAAGAAAACCAGATGATTTTATGAACTGCCTTTATGAGTATAAAAAGCTCATAAATGAAGGAACACTTTCAATAGAAGATAAGTGGAATTATGCGAACATTCATCAGTGGATGCTTGAATACTGCCAAAATGAAGCAATGAAGTGGTATGACAGCATTCTGAATGGAGGCCCTGATTTGGATGAACATTCCTTTTACAGAGCCTGTGCCTGCCGGATATCGTTACTTTCTACGCTGGGGAAAGGGGAAGAAGCAATTCTTCAGCAGAAAGCACGGGTAGACGCAGAGCCTGAAAATTCCCAGGAGATGGATCTGCTGCTTGATGCATATATTTGTGCGGGAAAAATTCAGGAAGCGTATGACTGCTTTTTGCAGGCAATCGAAAAATTTCCTGATGCCTGGACGCTGTATATTAATGGCGGAGAGGTTTGCGAGAAACTCAAAAAATATGATGAAGCAATCCGGTGCTATGATAAGGCAGGGGAAATAGGAACCTTTTTCTTCGATGAATTATATAGTAAGGCAATGTTGTATGAGAAAACAGGAGATTATGGAAAAGCGTGTGAACTGTATGGGGAAATTGCGGAAAAACTCCGTCGGAAAGGGTTCGATGTTGAAGCTGACATGGCGCAGAGAAGCGCAGAAAAAGATGGACTAATAGCTAAAGAGAAAGAAGATTATGAATCAGAAGAATAA
- a CDS encoding helix-turn-helix domain-containing protein: MAGCKHVVYNVICQLRRKLKTPDLIRTMVGRGYRFVG; this comes from the coding sequence ATGGCCGGGTGTAAGCATGTAGTCTATAATGTGATCTGCCAGCTTAGGAGAAAGCTGAAGACCCCGGATTTGATCCGGACGATGGTTGGGAGAGGGTATCGGTTTGTGGGGTGA
- a CDS encoding biosynthetic peptidoglycan transglycosylase, producing MRKKRRKKHPVRKIFISLFFILLCLLFVSCAFYGVKGYRMYDKAVKEKSIRERVEEIHSMEGFTPYSELPQFYIDATISVEDHRFNRHPGIDLIAIGRAVWTDLREMSFVEGGSTITQQLAKNMLFTQGKKLERKAAEVFAALELESQYTKEEIFGLYANTVYFGNGCYGIRQAAVGYFGKEPSELSDYECAVLAGLPNAPSVYSLDENKELALQRVEQVLRSMVRNKIITQEEADRIVSAS from the coding sequence ATGAGGAAAAAACGAAGAAAGAAACATCCTGTCAGAAAGATATTTATTAGTCTGTTTTTCATTCTGCTTTGCCTGCTATTTGTATCCTGTGCTTTTTATGGTGTGAAGGGATACCGGATGTATGATAAGGCAGTGAAGGAAAAGTCCATTCGTGAGAGAGTGGAAGAGATTCACAGCATGGAAGGTTTTACTCCCTATTCTGAACTGCCGCAGTTTTATATTGATGCCACAATATCCGTGGAAGACCACAGGTTCAACCGTCATCCTGGCATTGACCTGATCGCAATCGGGAGAGCCGTATGGACGGATCTCAGAGAGATGTCTTTTGTGGAGGGTGGAAGTACGATCACACAGCAGCTTGCAAAAAATATGCTTTTTACACAGGGGAAAAAGCTGGAACGGAAAGCAGCGGAGGTGTTTGCGGCACTGGAGCTGGAATCCCAATATACGAAAGAAGAAATTTTTGGGCTATACGCCAATACGGTTTATTTTGGAAACGGATGTTACGGTATCCGTCAGGCTGCTGTAGGATATTTTGGAAAAGAACCCTCCGAATTAAGCGATTATGAATGTGCGGTATTGGCAGGACTTCCCAATGCCCCGTCCGTTTATTCTTTGGATGAAAATAAGGAACTGGCTTTACAGAGAGTAGAGCAAGTGCTGCGAAGCATGGTAAGAAACAAAATAATCACACAGGAAGAAGCGGACAGAATAGTATCGGCAAGTTAG
- a CDS encoding response regulator, whose protein sequence is MKKILIVEDNVTFLEILSHALRGQFEIYEAGGVNESLKILENIAVDLICSDYNMPDGTGLELLKRLHRSGKKIPFILMSGTEDSFVIRSVRFYGGIFCNKTDPDLLITIRNIINYE, encoded by the coding sequence TTGAAGAAGATATTGATTGTAGAGGACAACGTTACGTTTTTAGAGATTTTATCGCATGCTTTAAGGGGCCAGTTTGAGATATATGAGGCGGGTGGTGTGAATGAGTCTCTGAAGATTCTCGAAAATATAGCAGTTGATTTAATCTGTTCAGATTACAATATGCCGGATGGTACCGGATTAGAGCTTTTAAAGCGGCTTCACAGAAGTGGGAAGAAAATCCCGTTCATTTTAATGTCCGGGACAGAGGATTCATTTGTGATTCGTAGCGTAAGGTTTTATGGCGGAATATTCTGTAACAAGACTGATCCCGATCTGCTAATAACCATTAGAAACATAATAAATTATGAGTAG
- a CDS encoding YxeA family protein produces the protein MNKKKVLIGVGMAVLIVLCIGIAIYAGTGGTNYYTQIDNTKVKEIDPHGAMNYSYTLTAYDENGKKRDVTFETSKILRDEAYLCLKTAPIRGVVNWEEVEYTELPSAVQTVYSE, from the coding sequence ATGAACAAAAAGAAGGTATTGATTGGTGTTGGGATGGCGGTTTTAATCGTCCTCTGTATAGGTATCGCCATTTATGCAGGAACTGGCGGAACTAATTATTATACACAAATTGATAACACAAAGGTAAAAGAAATTGACCCGCACGGTGCGATGAATTATTCCTACACACTGACAGCTTATGATGAAAATGGCAAGAAGCGGGATGTTACTTTTGAAACAAGTAAAATTCTTAGAGATGAGGCCTACTTATGCTTGAAAACGGCGCCAATCCGTGGAGTTGTAAACTGGGAGGAAGTGGAATATACGGAACTTCCATCTGCTGTACAGACTGTTTATTCAGAATGA